One window from the genome of Longimicrobiales bacterium encodes:
- a CDS encoding HAMP domain-containing sensor histidine kinase: MLASPGEWRAHCSSYEDVETRLEELCVAIESPDMTLNTGAAVSERVLQQRLLDLLRWQLISDPDTQCEDGQLLGVIRRIEVLRRSLQPPGDDVLPAHTGNAESLDLVIEVAHDLRSPLTSILFLAETMRKGQTGPINEIQKKQLGIIYSAGFGLLSVASDMIEMARGESLRETDSAAFSIADLFEQVRAMVSPLSEEKNLTLEFFGPEHDVRLGHIVPLSRVLLNLVTNAIKFTEEGFIQVAATPRGRTHLLFTVRDTGPGIEGARRQRLYQPFRRRQQGNGFRLSGTGLGLSICRRLVEAMGGDLHVHSEPDWGTEFSFELHLPPAPLTTVL; the protein is encoded by the coding sequence GTGCTCGCCTCTCCCGGGGAGTGGCGTGCGCACTGCTCGAGCTACGAGGACGTCGAGACGCGCCTCGAGGAGCTGTGCGTCGCGATCGAGTCGCCGGACATGACGCTCAATACCGGCGCGGCAGTCAGCGAGCGTGTGCTCCAGCAGCGCCTGCTCGACCTCCTGCGCTGGCAGCTCATCAGCGATCCGGACACGCAGTGCGAGGACGGTCAGCTGCTCGGCGTCATACGGCGCATCGAGGTGCTGCGACGGTCGCTCCAGCCTCCCGGCGATGACGTGCTGCCGGCGCACACCGGGAATGCGGAAAGCCTCGACCTGGTCATCGAGGTCGCGCACGACCTGCGTTCGCCCCTCACGTCCATCCTCTTCCTCGCCGAAACGATGCGGAAGGGGCAGACGGGCCCCATCAACGAGATCCAGAAGAAGCAGCTCGGGATCATCTACAGCGCGGGCTTCGGCCTGCTTTCCGTCGCGAGCGACATGATCGAGATGGCCCGCGGCGAATCGCTGCGCGAAACGGACAGCGCCGCCTTCTCGATTGCGGATCTCTTCGAGCAGGTACGCGCGATGGTGTCGCCGTTGTCGGAAGAAAAGAACCTGACACTGGAGTTCTTCGGCCCGGAGCACGACGTGCGGCTCGGTCACATCGTGCCGCTCAGCCGCGTGCTGCTCAACCTGGTGACCAACGCGATCAAGTTCACGGAGGAAGGCTTCATCCAGGTTGCGGCCACCCCGCGTGGGCGCACACACCTGCTCTTCACCGTGCGCGACACGGGGCCGGGCATCGAGGGCGCGCGTCGGCAGCGACTGTATCAGCCGTTCCGCCGGCGGCAGCAGGGCAACGGGTTCCGCCTGTCAGGAACCGGGCTGGGCCTGTCGATCTGCCGGAGGCTCGTTGAGGCGATGGGCGGCGACCTGCACGTGCATTCCGAGCCCGACTGGGGCACGGAGTTCAGCTTCGAGCTGCACCTGCCACCCGCACCGTTGACGACGGTGCTCTGA
- a CDS encoding PqqD family peptide modification chaperone — protein sequence MMSTTRAISLDDTVAAAQGQIAADVGGELVILNVATGEYYGLNAVGARIWELIGEPTPVADVLDELLREYTDVDRERCTADLLALLNDLHAASLVEMRAAHAIGH from the coding sequence ATGATGAGCACCACACGCGCAATCTCGCTCGACGATACTGTTGCCGCCGCGCAAGGGCAGATCGCTGCCGACGTGGGCGGCGAGCTCGTCATCCTGAACGTCGCGACGGGCGAGTACTACGGCCTGAACGCGGTTGGCGCACGGATCTGGGAGCTGATCGGCGAGCCCACGCCAGTCGCCGACGTCCTGGACGAGCTGCTGCGCGAGTATACAGATGTCGACAGGGAGCGGTGTACGGCTGACCTGCTCGCGCTGCTGAATGATCTGCATGCGGCGTCGCTGGTCGAAATGCGGGCAGCACATGCAATCGGGCACTGA
- a CDS encoding nucleotidyltransferase family protein, producing the protein MSSVVLPEIPRHGPAPAVPSGAAPSLEMQVLLCAARVRLTPHERARLVSLLMQGPDWVRLGELAALHKLAPLMYWHLRTLDGHVPAEAMHFFRTYFDRNVRRVLELTREMIGLVRALETQGIAAVAYKGPALAVEAYGNIVLRQAGDIDLLVRREDMPHVRLLLRQRGYEREHELDRAGEELTARSLYHEAFHHPGGPIVEVHWAFTDVFHGFTLNLDEAAPHLTTISLGGERVRSLGREDLLLALCVHGAKHRWCRLEWAMGVAELLRSARQPDWPVLLERATSLGSRRVLLLGLHMARELLDAPLPADIERLVRHDPLVRSLARDARSHVLNTSDRWGELQLAPRDVFYLHLNERGRDKLKFLLHRLTTPSQAKSWRGVHVGRVYLPLHYFVRPFQSWRPLLQTLRWYMTPHRTL; encoded by the coding sequence ATGAGCTCCGTCGTGCTGCCGGAGATCCCGCGCCACGGCCCGGCACCGGCCGTCCCCTCGGGCGCTGCGCCGAGTCTCGAGATGCAGGTGCTGCTGTGTGCGGCCAGAGTACGGCTCACGCCGCACGAGCGTGCACGGCTGGTTTCGCTGTTGATGCAGGGGCCGGACTGGGTCCGCCTGGGGGAGCTGGCAGCGCTGCACAAGCTGGCTCCGCTGATGTACTGGCACCTGCGCACGCTGGACGGGCATGTGCCGGCCGAGGCGATGCACTTCTTCCGCACGTACTTCGATCGCAACGTGCGCCGCGTGCTCGAGCTGACACGCGAGATGATCGGGCTCGTGCGTGCGCTGGAGACGCAGGGTATAGCCGCCGTAGCGTACAAGGGGCCGGCACTCGCGGTCGAGGCGTACGGCAACATCGTCCTGCGCCAGGCCGGTGACATCGACCTGCTCGTCCGACGAGAGGACATGCCGCACGTACGTCTACTGCTTCGGCAGCGCGGCTACGAGCGGGAGCACGAGCTGGACCGGGCGGGTGAGGAGCTCACGGCGCGCAGCCTGTATCACGAGGCGTTCCACCATCCAGGTGGGCCGATCGTCGAAGTGCACTGGGCATTCACCGACGTCTTTCACGGCTTCACCCTGAATCTGGACGAAGCCGCGCCGCACCTGACCACGATCAGCCTGGGCGGCGAGCGCGTGCGGAGCCTGGGGCGTGAGGACCTGCTGCTCGCGTTGTGCGTGCACGGTGCGAAGCACCGATGGTGCCGGCTGGAATGGGCGATGGGCGTTGCCGAGCTGCTCCGGTCCGCCCGACAGCCGGACTGGCCGGTCCTGCTGGAGCGCGCGACCTCGCTCGGCAGCCGCCGCGTGCTGTTGCTCGGCCTGCACATGGCAAGGGAGCTGCTCGATGCGCCGCTGCCGGCGGACATCGAGCGGCTCGTGCGTCACGATCCACTGGTGCGCAGCCTTGCGAGGGACGCGCGCAGCCACGTGCTCAACACGTCCGACCGCTGGGGCGAGCTGCAGCTGGCACCCAGGGACGTGTTCTATCTGCACCTCAATGAGCGCGGCCGCGACAAGCTGAAGTTTCTTCTGCATCGCCTGACCACTCCGAGCCAGGCGAAGAGCTGGCGGGGCGTGCACGTCGGACGTGTGTACCTGCCGCTGCACTACTTCGTGCGACCGTTCCAGTCCTGGCGCCCACTGCTGCAGACCCTGCGCTGGTACATGACACCTCACAGGACCCTCTGA
- a CDS encoding O-antigen ligase family protein, whose product MRRAAGRALPLVLPLAAIFWLQLTAELRNGDASAASLLIALATVTFVMARGVSLVNSVAVPGLVVLAAAAFAVLRRDVLLGGPLDAPLGYSNAAGALYMLAAAAALLLVLRVRGPAARVVFAIAAIAFAAIPVLNEARTAMVVVCLMPLALLVRDARALRAVIVASGVILVAANLLVVAVASTYVLGRPMSRAQHVVASALSGRRLLLWREALEMLDREPLFGVGPGRFPLESATARADRDTQWPHSEPLHFAAESGLPGLLLGSALMAWAFAWLWREPADFTSAALGTAVLTGAGLQASVDYVLHFPAVIVAAAALVGAARGMTAATARTTALPPAPLVYHRPVLLQ is encoded by the coding sequence ATGCGGCGGGCGGCCGGCCGGGCGCTGCCGCTCGTCCTCCCGCTCGCCGCGATTTTCTGGCTGCAGCTTACGGCAGAACTGCGGAACGGTGACGCAAGCGCTGCGTCGCTGCTGATCGCACTCGCCACGGTGACGTTCGTGATGGCACGAGGCGTGTCGCTCGTCAACAGCGTCGCGGTGCCCGGCCTGGTCGTGCTTGCCGCCGCCGCATTCGCCGTGTTGCGGCGCGACGTTCTCCTGGGTGGGCCGCTGGACGCACCGCTCGGCTACTCCAACGCCGCCGGAGCGCTGTACATGCTGGCGGCCGCTGCCGCGCTGCTGCTCGTGCTGCGGGTACGCGGGCCTGCCGCGCGCGTGGTCTTCGCCATTGCCGCAATCGCATTCGCAGCCATCCCCGTTCTGAACGAGGCGCGCACTGCTATGGTGGTGGTGTGCCTGATGCCGCTGGCTCTGCTGGTGCGTGACGCCCGCGCCCTGCGCGCCGTGATCGTAGCGAGTGGCGTCATCCTGGTCGCGGCCAACCTGCTCGTGGTCGCGGTCGCGTCCACATACGTGCTCGGCCGGCCGATGTCGCGCGCGCAGCACGTGGTAGCGAGTGCGCTGAGCGGTCGCCGTCTCCTGCTATGGCGAGAGGCACTCGAGATGCTGGACCGCGAGCCGCTGTTCGGCGTCGGGCCTGGTCGCTTCCCGCTCGAGAGCGCCACCGCGCGGGCTGATCGCGATACCCAGTGGCCGCACAGCGAGCCACTCCATTTCGCCGCGGAGAGCGGCCTGCCGGGGCTGCTGCTCGGCTCCGCGCTCATGGCGTGGGCGTTCGCATGGCTGTGGCGCGAGCCGGCAGACTTCACGAGCGCTGCCCTCGGCACAGCTGTCCTGACGGGTGCAGGCCTCCAGGCGAGCGTCGATTACGTGCTGCACTTTCCCGCCGTCATCGTCGCGGCCGCGGCGCTGGTCGGTGCTGCGCGAGGCATGACCGCTGCGACCGCGCGCACCACCGCGCTGCCGCCTGCGCCGCTGGTCTACCACCGCCCGGTCCTGCTGCAATGA
- a CDS encoding polysaccharide biosynthesis tyrosine autokinase gives MESSAGGMGIGQMLRAVRQRWWVVLLVTAIGVAVAWFFIPPSQTVYRATAVVRLDDGQRSLIGGVATPPVGNVRAPDFLMSQVHVITSRDLIGSVIDDHGLRLFPAPPLPAAVFHDVATDDPETAATLELSFTDDGYDVRSEAGARAHAAYGERVSIGGIHFGVAAAPAGVSGGQATVLPREFAIDIVLAGLEAVRRPDAAIFDIRYTAADPDRAVALANAVAHAYQADNLRGVQETARKQREFLEEQWLQAEERLAQAQQQLTSFRNRGQLYDPQERLRQEQTALLTMDAQRDQLVGERRLYESFLRRVENADEERIDAELMTLVSAPGLSAGPLLSQLSTQLMQYKTERDRLRAGGMADTHPEVERLTTLMGSIRSSVVDATRTQLASLDLRIRTLGEQRSQSASTVRSIPNVDSEDTRLAQEVSLATGTANTLRAEYHRARIAESIDLGQVEILDLAAVAIPQVRGNRTQKLIIAFVFALILGCATAVVLEASNKSVRWRGDVEQMLAVPGLGVIPHFRNEAGSAQRQRLFRRGANRNGTAQTKARSMAAAEAYRMLRTKVMFLQPDAQRGTLVVTSASSGEGKTTTAANLAASFAHQELHVLLVDCDLRRPRLHRVFQVEEAPGLVDLLLGHVDASRAIRGTPVSGLDFLPRGSWDERAPELLGGIRVRQLIEEFRQTYDIVLFDSPPVLSAADAATLASLVDGVLLVMRAGRTSRESARYAMEQLQDVGGNVIGFVLNDPDSIASRYGEYTYADTYDAVGA, from the coding sequence ATGGAGAGCTCCGCGGGCGGCATGGGCATCGGCCAGATGCTGCGTGCCGTGCGGCAGCGCTGGTGGGTCGTGCTGCTGGTCACGGCGATCGGTGTGGCCGTCGCGTGGTTCTTCATCCCACCCAGCCAGACCGTCTATCGGGCGACTGCGGTCGTGCGTCTCGACGACGGGCAACGTTCCCTGATCGGCGGTGTGGCCACGCCGCCAGTCGGGAACGTGCGGGCGCCCGACTTCCTGATGTCCCAGGTTCACGTGATCACCAGCCGCGACCTGATCGGGTCCGTCATCGACGATCATGGCCTGCGCCTTTTCCCGGCGCCGCCGCTCCCGGCTGCCGTGTTCCACGACGTGGCAACCGACGATCCCGAGACGGCCGCGACACTGGAGCTGAGCTTCACCGACGATGGCTATGACGTGCGTTCGGAGGCAGGGGCGCGCGCGCATGCGGCGTACGGCGAGAGAGTATCGATCGGCGGCATCCACTTCGGGGTTGCTGCGGCACCGGCCGGCGTGAGCGGCGGGCAGGCGACGGTGCTGCCACGCGAGTTCGCGATCGACATCGTGCTGGCAGGCCTGGAAGCGGTGCGCCGACCCGACGCGGCGATCTTCGACATCCGCTACACCGCCGCCGACCCCGATCGTGCGGTAGCACTGGCGAACGCCGTTGCGCATGCCTACCAGGCCGACAACCTGCGCGGCGTACAGGAGACGGCCCGCAAACAGCGCGAGTTCCTCGAGGAGCAGTGGCTCCAGGCAGAGGAACGCCTTGCCCAGGCGCAGCAGCAGCTGACGTCCTTCCGGAACCGGGGTCAGCTCTATGATCCGCAGGAGCGGCTGCGACAGGAGCAGACCGCACTGCTGACGATGGATGCGCAGCGCGATCAGCTCGTGGGCGAGCGCCGGCTGTACGAGTCGTTCCTGCGCAGGGTGGAGAATGCCGACGAGGAACGGATCGACGCGGAGCTGATGACGCTCGTGTCGGCGCCCGGCCTGAGCGCGGGGCCGCTGCTCTCGCAGCTCTCGACACAGCTCATGCAGTACAAGACGGAGCGTGACCGGCTGCGCGCGGGCGGCATGGCGGACACGCATCCCGAGGTCGAGCGGCTGACAACGCTCATGGGGTCGATTCGCAGCTCGGTCGTGGACGCGACACGGACGCAGCTCGCGTCCCTGGACCTGCGCATCCGGACGCTCGGCGAGCAGCGCTCGCAGAGTGCGTCGACGGTGCGCTCGATCCCGAACGTCGACAGTGAGGACACCCGGCTCGCGCAGGAGGTCTCGCTCGCGACGGGCACCGCAAACACCCTGCGTGCGGAGTACCACCGCGCCCGCATCGCGGAATCGATCGACCTCGGGCAGGTCGAGATTCTCGACCTCGCCGCGGTCGCCATCCCGCAGGTGCGCGGCAACCGGACGCAGAAGCTGATCATTGCGTTCGTATTCGCGCTCATCCTCGGCTGCGCGACGGCCGTGGTGCTCGAAGCATCGAACAAGTCCGTGCGCTGGCGTGGCGATGTGGAGCAGATGCTCGCGGTCCCGGGGCTGGGTGTGATTCCGCATTTCCGGAACGAGGCCGGCTCCGCACAACGGCAGCGGTTGTTCCGCCGCGGCGCGAACAGGAACGGCACCGCACAAACCAAAGCCCGGAGCATGGCGGCAGCGGAGGCGTACCGCATGCTGCGCACGAAGGTGATGTTCCTGCAGCCGGACGCGCAGCGCGGCACGCTCGTGGTTACGAGCGCATCCAGTGGCGAAGGGAAGACCACGACCGCAGCAAACCTCGCTGCCTCGTTCGCGCACCAGGAGCTGCACGTTCTTCTCGTGGATTGCGACCTGCGACGTCCGCGCCTGCATCGCGTGTTCCAGGTAGAGGAGGCGCCCGGCCTCGTGGACCTGCTGCTCGGCCATGTGGACGCGTCCCGCGCGATCCGTGGCACGCCCGTGTCGGGCCTGGATTTCCTCCCGCGCGGAAGCTGGGACGAGCGGGCGCCCGAGCTGCTCGGGGGCATCCGTGTGCGCCAGCTCATCGAAGAGTTCCGCCAGACGTACGACATCGTCCTCTTCGACTCGCCGCCCGTGCTGTCCGCGGCGGACGCAGCGACGCTTGCATCACTCGTCGATGGTGTGCTGCTGGTCATGCGCGCAGGGCGGACCTCGCGCGAGTCCGCCCGCTACGCGATGGAGCAGCTGCAGGACGTCGGCGGAAACGTGATCGGGTTCGTGCTCAACGATCCCGACTCGATTGCCAGCCGATACGGCGAGTACACATACGCTGACACGTACGACGCAGTCGGCGCATAG
- a CDS encoding SLBB domain-containing protein, with the protein MKSTLRVFWLGVLLVFPTPAAAQISPSLAETSAFRVGDHVRLTVWGNPALSGEFEIGEGGMVIHPLYREIQLAGMTLPEAESAFRQIVLRFETNPKLIVEPMFRIAVTGEVRAPNIYTVSPYTTVPEAVAQAGGPTEDAKVSEARLLRNGREIEVDLRLPQTELSNLHLRSGDQIILDRQRHWWRNGVGPALESLGALASITWIILRITNVY; encoded by the coding sequence ATGAAATCCACGCTCCGTGTGTTCTGGCTCGGTGTGCTCCTGGTGTTCCCCACGCCGGCGGCCGCGCAGATCTCGCCCTCGCTGGCGGAGACGTCCGCGTTTCGGGTGGGCGACCATGTGCGGCTGACGGTCTGGGGGAATCCCGCGCTCAGTGGAGAGTTCGAGATCGGCGAGGGCGGGATGGTGATTCACCCGCTGTATCGCGAGATCCAGCTTGCGGGGATGACTCTCCCGGAGGCGGAGTCGGCGTTCCGTCAGATCGTGCTGCGTTTCGAGACGAATCCCAAGCTGATCGTCGAGCCGATGTTCCGGATCGCGGTCACCGGTGAGGTCCGCGCACCGAACATCTACACCGTGTCGCCGTACACCACGGTGCCGGAGGCAGTCGCACAGGCCGGTGGCCCGACGGAGGATGCCAAGGTTTCCGAGGCGCGTCTGCTGCGCAACGGGCGCGAGATCGAGGTCGACCTGAGACTTCCCCAGACCGAGCTGTCGAACCTGCACCTGCGTTCCGGCGACCAGATCATCCTGGACCGTCAGCGCCACTGGTGGCGGAACGGCGTGGGTCCCGCGCTCGAGAGTCTCGGTGCCCTCGCCTCGATCACGTGGATAATCCTGCGCATCACCAACGTCTACTGA
- a CDS encoding acetyltransferase, protein MKRFLVWGGGGHGKVVADLVRAAGNVVAGFIDADTAKLDLCVEPGGACVVTTEAAFLERIGAGDGLPPGIDALALAIGSNRTRLDALHRLQGVCVPPLLHPSAVISPSAHIGRGTVVFAGAIINAAARIGAAVIVNTGAIVEHDCTVGDGAHLSPRATLAGTVTIAERAWIGAGATLIQHVHVAPDAVVGAGAVVIRDVAAATTVVGVPARPLHVPRD, encoded by the coding sequence ATGAAGCGATTCCTCGTCTGGGGGGGTGGCGGACATGGCAAGGTCGTCGCCGACCTCGTGCGGGCCGCAGGCAACGTCGTCGCTGGATTCATCGATGCTGACACGGCCAAACTCGACCTGTGCGTCGAGCCCGGTGGCGCGTGCGTCGTCACGACCGAAGCGGCGTTCCTCGAGCGCATAGGCGCGGGAGACGGACTGCCGCCGGGAATCGACGCGCTCGCGCTCGCAATCGGCAGCAACCGGACGCGCCTGGACGCGTTGCATCGTCTCCAGGGCGTCTGTGTCCCGCCCCTCCTCCATCCGTCGGCTGTCATCAGCCCGTCGGCGCACATCGGTCGCGGCACTGTCGTGTTCGCCGGTGCAATCATCAACGCGGCCGCGCGGATCGGCGCGGCGGTCATCGTCAACACCGGGGCGATCGTGGAGCACGACTGTACGGTTGGAGACGGGGCTCACCTGTCACCACGTGCAACGCTCGCCGGCACTGTGACCATCGCCGAGCGTGCGTGGATCGGCGCCGGAGCCACGCTGATCCAGCACGTCCATGTCGCACCGGACGCGGTGGTCGGTGCGGGGGCGGTGGTGATTCGCGATGTCGCCGCGGCCACCACGGTCGTCGGTGTTCCGGCGCGCCCGCTGCACGTTCCCCGCGACTGA
- a CDS encoding sugar transferase: MTAPRAIVPATLVGYARAKRAIDIVVSAAGLVLLAPAMALIALMVRGALGGPVLFRQTRPGLHGRPFTILKFRTMRTAHDTGGRPLPDSRRLTPFGRFLRSSSLDELPELWNVLRGDMSLVGPRPLLMEYLPLYSPTQARRHEVRPGLTGWAQVNGRNTLSWEEKFRLDVWYVDHASLQLDLRIVLRTIARVLTRHGITQHGQATAAPFRGSAPEHLASARTAPDAGA; the protein is encoded by the coding sequence ATGACGGCACCCCGTGCGATCGTTCCCGCCACACTGGTGGGTTACGCGCGCGCCAAGCGTGCAATCGACATCGTAGTAAGCGCGGCCGGCCTCGTCCTGCTGGCACCCGCGATGGCGCTCATCGCGCTGATGGTACGTGGCGCGCTGGGCGGGCCCGTGCTGTTCCGGCAGACGCGGCCCGGACTGCACGGCAGGCCGTTCACCATCCTGAAGTTCCGCACGATGCGCACTGCACACGACACCGGTGGGCGACCACTGCCGGACTCCCGGCGTCTCACACCCTTCGGCCGCTTCCTGCGAAGCAGCAGCCTGGACGAGCTGCCGGAGCTGTGGAACGTGCTGCGCGGCGACATGAGCCTGGTCGGGCCGCGCCCGCTGCTGATGGAGTACCTGCCGCTCTATTCACCGACCCAGGCGCGCCGGCACGAGGTGCGGCCCGGGCTCACCGGCTGGGCTCAGGTGAACGGCCGCAACACGCTCAGCTGGGAGGAGAAGTTCCGCCTCGACGTCTGGTACGTCGACCATGCGTCGCTGCAGCTCGACCTGCGGATCGTCCTGCGCACGATCGCTCGCGTGCTCACGCGTCACGGAATCACGCAGCACGGTCAGGCGACCGCCGCGCCGTTCCGCGGATCCGCACCGGAGCACCTGGCGAGCGCGCGCACAGCCCCGGACGCCGGCGCATGA
- a CDS encoding glycosyltransferase family 4 protein yields the protein MRILHITTIPMSLTFLRGQVGYMKARGFEVHALSSPGADLDAFGAQEAVAVHAVEMPRRITPLRDLIAVTRIARAIRRIRPTIVHAHTPKGGLLGMIAAWIAHAPVRIYHMRGLPLAGAHGWRRRLLQATEWTACRLAHVVICVSRSVRDEAIRANVCDARRIRVLAGGSGNGVDATGRFAAARLPAHTREHVRSAHGIPTDAVVVGFVGRIVRDKGIVELASAFQELRRTRPHLHLLLVGPMEEQDPIPAATAGFLRSDTHVHLAGMNWDTPPFYLAMDVVALPTYREGFPNVPLEAAAMGLPVVATRIAGCVDAIEDGRTGLLVEPRDADALACALQRYVDDPALRRAHGLAGRRRVMREFQPEVIWNALYQEYHRLLVLRGYPVTPASAGAVPRTAV from the coding sequence ATGAGGATCCTGCACATCACGACGATCCCCATGTCGCTGACGTTCCTGCGCGGGCAGGTCGGCTACATGAAAGCGCGCGGGTTCGAGGTGCACGCGCTCTCCTCGCCGGGTGCGGATCTCGATGCGTTCGGCGCGCAGGAGGCAGTCGCCGTGCACGCTGTCGAGATGCCGCGACGCATCACGCCCCTGCGGGATCTGATCGCTGTCACACGCATCGCGCGGGCGATCAGGCGGATCCGTCCGACGATCGTGCACGCACATACGCCCAAGGGCGGGCTGCTCGGGATGATTGCGGCGTGGATCGCACACGCACCGGTGCGCATTTACCACATGCGCGGACTGCCGCTGGCGGGGGCGCACGGATGGAGACGTCGCCTGCTGCAGGCCACGGAGTGGACCGCGTGCCGGCTCGCGCACGTGGTGATCTGCGTGAGCCGGTCCGTGCGCGACGAAGCGATTCGCGCGAACGTCTGCGACGCGCGCCGCATCCGTGTGCTCGCCGGCGGCAGTGGCAACGGCGTGGACGCAACCGGCCGGTTCGCCGCTGCGCGCCTGCCTGCGCACACCCGTGAGCACGTCCGCTCGGCTCACGGCATTCCCACGGATGCTGTCGTGGTCGGCTTCGTCGGCCGGATCGTCCGCGACAAGGGGATCGTCGAGCTCGCCAGCGCATTCCAGGAGCTGCGGCGCACGCGGCCCCACCTGCACCTGCTGCTGGTCGGGCCCATGGAGGAGCAGGACCCGATCCCCGCGGCGACCGCCGGGTTCCTGCGCTCTGACACACACGTGCATCTCGCGGGCATGAACTGGGACACGCCACCGTTCTACCTGGCCATGGACGTGGTCGCGCTGCCCACCTATCGCGAGGGATTTCCGAACGTGCCACTGGAAGCTGCGGCGATGGGCCTGCCGGTGGTCGCGACACGCATCGCCGGCTGCGTCGACGCCATCGAGGACGGCCGCACCGGACTGCTCGTCGAGCCGCGTGACGCCGACGCGCTCGCATGCGCGCTCCAGCGTTACGTCGACGACCCGGCACTGCGCCGCGCGCACGGGCTCGCCGGACGCCGTCGCGTGATGCGTGAGTTCCAGCCGGAAGTGATCTGGAACGCGCTCTACCAGGAGTACCACCGCCTCCTCGTGCTGCGCGGCTATCCGGTGACGCCCGCCTCGGCCGGGGCGGTGCCCCGTACCGCGGTATGA
- a CDS encoding GNAT family N-acetyltransferase, protein MNATLQVRAGASADTDRILELVRLSLGEGVIPRAREYWEWKHHANPFGRSPVLLAEADGELVGLRVFMRWEWSAGSQRLRAVRAVDTATHPAWQGQGIFSRLTRALVQQMTEEGVHFIFNTPNEKSRPGYLKMGWRALGRTDLWIRPLHPLHLLRTLAGRAGARSSANGTSGTPAHASTDAQTRLPASVRPGNGAVAAFCQLGELDEFLACASAAATSQRLATPRTAEYLRWRYAAIPGFRYHAHWELRHGDGAAIIMRYKQNGSLREARICELLTTGTSVSDAAARRLLRALPALQPVDYIAAMAPAGTGARRLLATSGFLPAPRIGPVLTVRPLNEAPAMRHLMSRDAWQLSIGDLELF, encoded by the coding sequence ATGAACGCGACGCTGCAGGTGCGCGCCGGTGCGAGCGCCGACACGGACCGCATCCTGGAGCTGGTGCGCCTCAGCCTGGGCGAGGGCGTGATCCCGCGCGCACGTGAGTACTGGGAGTGGAAGCACCATGCGAACCCGTTCGGCCGCTCGCCCGTGCTGCTGGCGGAGGCGGACGGTGAGCTGGTCGGGCTGCGCGTGTTCATGCGCTGGGAGTGGAGCGCCGGGAGCCAGCGGCTGCGCGCCGTGCGCGCCGTCGACACCGCCACACACCCGGCCTGGCAGGGGCAGGGGATCTTTTCGCGGCTGACCAGGGCGCTCGTGCAGCAGATGACCGAAGAGGGTGTCCACTTCATCTTCAATACGCCCAACGAGAAGAGCCGGCCCGGCTATCTGAAGATGGGCTGGCGCGCACTCGGTCGCACCGATCTCTGGATCCGTCCGCTGCACCCTCTGCACCTGCTGCGCACCCTCGCCGGCCGCGCCGGCGCCCGGAGCTCGGCCAACGGAACGTCAGGCACGCCGGCGCACGCATCGACCGATGCCCAAACACGCTTGCCGGCGAGCGTTCGACCCGGCAACGGCGCGGTCGCCGCGTTCTGCCAGCTCGGCGAGCTGGACGAGTTCCTTGCGTGCGCGAGCGCAGCGGCGACGAGCCAGCGCCTCGCGACGCCGCGCACCGCGGAGTATCTGCGCTGGCGCTACGCGGCCATTCCCGGATTCCGCTACCACGCGCACTGGGAGCTGAGGCACGGCGATGGTGCAGCAATCATCATGCGTTACAAGCAGAACGGCTCGCTGCGGGAGGCACGGATCTGCGAGCTGCTGACAACCGGCACGAGCGTGTCGGACGCGGCAGCCCGCCGCCTGCTGCGCGCACTGCCAGCGTTGCAACCGGTCGACTACATCGCGGCGATGGCGCCCGCGGGCACGGGCGCGAGACGCCTGCTGGCAACCAGCGGGTTTCTGCCCGCTCCCCGGATCGGACCAGTGCTGACGGTGAGACCGTTGAACGAAGCTCCTGCAATGCGGCACCTGATGTCGCGGGATGCCTGGCAGCTCTCGATCGGGGACCTCGAGCTGTTCTGA